A portion of the Bifidobacterium lemurum genome contains these proteins:
- a CDS encoding biotin--[acetyl-CoA-carboxylase] ligase, with protein MMTMLKAMTPRMPRTEHVADHMVAMTQTESTNSLARNLVDADALGLTDGGHGGVPVAVVAADMQTAGRGRLDHTWVSRPGESFTVSFATVAPRAIATDESVNGWLQMIAGLAVLDGLDKAISQCGARPNQPDCSRTLKWPNDIFVHGLKLGGILAELVPLSLSQADDASDASGADDASVMDGASGVGGAGGADNMTDRNMSGESAADGERVAIIFGIGLNLNLSASNLPTPQSTSLQLHVAGLPDGAVMRDMIAAGIVSSLKRRITMFIEDPQGQSAALRDEAAAKSWTLGRRVEAHFVDGGTLEGEAIALNADASLTVRTDDGVEHVVRTADVGVLPR; from the coding sequence ATGATGACAATGTTGAAGGCAATGACGCCCCGCATGCCCCGGACCGAACATGTGGCCGACCATATGGTGGCGATGACGCAGACCGAATCCACGAATTCGTTGGCGCGCAACCTCGTGGATGCCGACGCGCTCGGCTTGACGGACGGCGGACACGGCGGAGTTCCGGTGGCCGTGGTGGCCGCCGATATGCAGACCGCCGGGCGTGGCCGGCTCGACCACACCTGGGTGAGCCGCCCGGGGGAGTCTTTCACCGTCTCCTTCGCCACTGTGGCGCCGCGTGCGATCGCCACGGACGAATCGGTGAACGGATGGCTGCAGATGATCGCCGGACTTGCCGTGCTCGACGGATTGGACAAGGCGATCAGCCAATGCGGCGCGCGGCCGAACCAACCCGACTGCTCGCGCACGCTCAAATGGCCGAACGACATCTTCGTGCACGGGCTCAAACTCGGCGGCATCCTCGCCGAACTGGTGCCGCTGTCGCTGTCTCAGGCAGACGACGCGTCCGATGCGAGTGGCGCGGACGATGCGAGTGTCATGGACGGCGCGAGTGGTGTGGGCGGCGCGGGCGGCGCGGATAATATGACTGACCGGAACATGTCGGGCGAAAGCGCGGCCGACGGTGAGCGTGTCGCGATCATCTTCGGTATCGGCCTCAATCTCAACCTTTCGGCATCCAACCTGCCCACGCCGCAGTCCACCTCGCTGCAGTTGCATGTGGCGGGACTGCCCGACGGGGCGGTGATGCGCGATATGATCGCCGCGGGCATCGTCTCATCGCTCAAGCGTCGCATCACCATGTTCATCGAAGATCCGCAGGGCCAAAGCGCCGCCCTGCGCGACGAGGCCGCCGCGAAGAGCTGGACGCTGGGACGCAGGGTCGAGGCGCATTTCGTGGACGGCGGCACGTTGGAGGGCGAGGCGATCGCGCTGAACGCCGACGCGTCGCTCACCGTGCGTACCGACGACGGAGTGGAGCATGTGGTGCGCACCGCGGACGTGGGCGTGCTGCCCCGGTGA
- a CDS encoding holo-ACP synthase produces MGLGYDVVDVAALDEQLAEPGTRMRKLFSAREMHQALRLASVKGDGATVHLAAKWAGKEAVLKAWEEALGERPSPYTLDDFPWKSIEILDDQRGRPRVVLSEDVEETLRTSLAWSDGEPGWLISLSHDGLIAGAVVILVRRDPNDKSSADESPLERMMS; encoded by the coding sequence ATGGGGCTTGGGTACGACGTGGTGGATGTCGCGGCATTGGATGAGCAGTTGGCCGAACCCGGCACCCGCATGCGCAAGCTGTTTTCCGCGCGTGAGATGCATCAGGCGCTACGTCTTGCGTCGGTCAAAGGCGATGGCGCGACCGTGCACCTCGCCGCCAAGTGGGCCGGCAAGGAGGCGGTGCTCAAAGCGTGGGAGGAAGCGCTGGGGGAGCGGCCCAGCCCATACACGCTTGATGACTTCCCGTGGAAGAGCATCGAAATCCTCGACGACCAGCGCGGGCGACCCCGCGTGGTGTTGAGCGAGGACGTGGAGGAGACATTGCGCACGTCACTGGCGTGGAGCGACGGCGAGCCCGGCTGGCTGATCTCCCTGAGCCATGACGGCCTTATCGCCGGTGCCGTGGTGATTCTGGTGCGGCGTGACCCGAACGACAAAAGCTCCGCCGACGAATCGCCACTCGAGCGGATGATGAGCTAG
- a CDS encoding alpha-amylase family protein, with the protein MQPSAPAVETADEIFRARLARHHDELEQLFMELYDDPTALDDLETMMAQTYAARPADLKALDEARESDPEWYKRGDMFGMTLYTDLFAGDLKKLADKIDYLEEQKLTYLHLMPLLQMPHPANDGGYAVEDFNNVDPTLGTNEDLANLTAKLRKAGISLCLDFVMNHTASSHRWAEAAQNGDPEYQDYYFCYDDRTIPDQYDAVVPQVFPNSAPGNFTWNERMNKWVMTQFYPFQWDLNYRNPKVLVAMLASALNLANLGVEVLRIDAVPYIWKQLGTNSRNLPQVHTIVRMLRIALECVCPAVVLKGEVVMAPKELAAYFGTPEHPECHMLYNVSIMVNLWSALANGDTRLLKTQIDKLNALPENCWFVNYLRCHDDIGWGLDEPEEERLGIDPLKHKKFLYHFYEGAVPGSWAMGELYNYDEASGDARSCGTTASLCGIERALITHDRPALDVAVNRDLLMHKAMAFLRGFPMLSCGDEIAQLNGWDYKEDPDRIEDSRNLHRSKFDWEKAALRSQPGTLQNRLWEGMADLRAMRSDPCFAADAWVTTWDAHNDSVLAVVRKTDSGTLLGLFNFSNAPQTAWLDSAAGVVLQPSADLAPYEALILRQ; encoded by the coding sequence ATGCAGCCGTCCGCACCCGCAGTCGAAACCGCCGACGAGATCTTCCGCGCTCGCCTCGCCCGCCATCACGACGAGCTCGAGCAGCTGTTCATGGAGCTATACGACGACCCCACCGCGCTCGACGACCTCGAAACGATGATGGCGCAGACCTACGCCGCCCGCCCCGCCGACCTCAAAGCGCTGGATGAAGCCCGCGAATCCGACCCCGAATGGTACAAGCGCGGCGACATGTTCGGCATGACCCTATACACCGACCTCTTCGCCGGAGACCTGAAAAAACTCGCCGACAAAATCGACTATCTCGAAGAGCAGAAGCTCACCTACCTGCATCTCATGCCGCTGCTGCAGATGCCCCATCCCGCCAACGACGGCGGCTACGCGGTGGAGGACTTCAACAACGTCGACCCCACGCTCGGAACCAACGAAGACCTCGCCAACCTCACCGCGAAACTACGCAAAGCCGGCATCAGCCTGTGTCTCGACTTCGTGATGAACCACACCGCCTCATCCCACCGCTGGGCGGAAGCCGCGCAGAACGGCGACCCTGAATATCAGGACTACTACTTCTGCTATGACGACCGCACCATCCCCGACCAGTACGACGCGGTCGTCCCGCAGGTCTTCCCCAACTCCGCGCCCGGCAACTTCACGTGGAACGAGCGTATGAACAAGTGGGTGATGACCCAGTTCTACCCCTTCCAGTGGGACCTGAACTACCGCAATCCCAAGGTGCTCGTCGCCATGCTCGCCAGCGCGCTGAATCTCGCCAACCTCGGCGTGGAGGTGCTGCGCATCGACGCCGTGCCCTACATCTGGAAGCAGCTCGGCACCAACAGCCGCAACCTGCCGCAGGTGCACACCATCGTGCGCATGCTGCGCATCGCCCTCGAATGCGTCTGCCCGGCCGTGGTGCTCAAAGGCGAGGTGGTGATGGCGCCCAAGGAGCTCGCCGCCTACTTCGGCACCCCCGAACACCCCGAATGCCATATGCTCTACAACGTCTCCATCATGGTGAACCTGTGGAGCGCGCTCGCCAACGGCGACACCCGCCTGCTCAAAACGCAGATCGACAAGCTCAACGCCCTGCCCGAAAACTGCTGGTTCGTCAACTATCTGCGCTGCCACGACGACATCGGCTGGGGCCTCGACGAACCCGAGGAGGAGCGCCTCGGCATCGACCCGCTCAAGCACAAGAAATTCCTCTACCATTTCTACGAGGGCGCGGTGCCCGGCAGCTGGGCCATGGGCGAGCTCTACAACTACGACGAAGCCAGCGGAGACGCGCGCAGCTGCGGCACCACGGCCAGCCTGTGCGGCATCGAACGCGCCCTGATCACGCACGACAGGCCCGCGCTCGACGTGGCCGTGAACCGCGACCTGCTCATGCACAAGGCGATGGCGTTCCTGCGCGGCTTCCCGATGCTCAGCTGCGGCGACGAGATCGCCCAGCTCAACGGCTGGGACTACAAGGAGGATCCCGACCGCATCGAAGACAGCCGCAACCTGCACCGCAGCAAGTTCGACTGGGAGAAAGCCGCGTTGCGCTCGCAGCCCGGCACCCTGCAGAACCGGTTGTGGGAGGGGATGGCCGATCTGCGCGCGATGCGCTCCGATCCTTGTTTCGCGGCCGACGCGTGGGTGACCACATGGGACGCGCATAACGATTCCGTGCTGGCCGTGGTGCGCAAGACGGACTCCGGCACGCTGCTGGGCCTGTTCAACTTCTCGAACGCGCCCCAGACCGCCTGGCTTGACAGCGCCGCCGGCGTGGTGCTGCAGCCCAGCGCCGATCTGGCCCCCTACGAGGCGCTGATTCTGCGCCAGTAG